The following are encoded together in the Streptomyces sp. NBC_01465 genome:
- a CDS encoding thiamine pyrophosphate-binding protein has translation MSPHDHHHETPQLTPEQIEAALNPPAGRNGGDLVVETLQGLGATTVFGLPGQHALGMFDALRRSALSYVGLRVENNTGFAADAYGRVTGEVAPLLLSTGPGALTSLAALQEAAAASSPILAISSQIPTAGLGGGRHGYLHELRDQQASFRDIVKSVHTVRHASQIPSAIAAAWESALTAPHGPVWVEIPQDVLLAETTLPVVTAMDATPRDLDPRPELVAVAAHLLSHATRPVIIAGGGVVRSDAAGKLRALAEKVNAPVVSTFGGKGAFPWEHPLSLQSWMEDRHTTDFLESADVLLVVGSGLGELSSNYHTFAPRGRVIQIEADLGKLESNHPALGIHADARIALSEILEQAEERADETAAPAVAEVLAKVKSRIDSQELTFEQQILASVREALPAASPSFWDMTILAYWAWSAWPGALHSAQGAGGLGYGFPAAIGAAAADRTTPVLAVSGDGGAMYSIAELATARQYDLPVTWLIVDDGGYGILREYMTDAFGEATATELTRPDFVALAESFGVPAVRTTPESLGDDLAKSFVQPGPSVVVLPAVLKMFAPTHLG, from the coding sequence GTGAGCCCCCACGACCACCACCACGAGACCCCGCAGCTCACGCCCGAGCAGATCGAGGCGGCGCTCAACCCGCCGGCCGGACGCAACGGCGGCGACCTGGTCGTCGAGACGCTCCAGGGTCTTGGCGCCACCACGGTGTTCGGGCTCCCGGGGCAGCACGCGCTCGGCATGTTCGACGCCCTGCGCCGGTCCGCGCTGTCGTACGTGGGCCTGCGCGTCGAGAACAACACCGGCTTCGCGGCGGACGCGTACGGCCGGGTGACCGGCGAGGTCGCCCCGCTGCTGCTCTCCACGGGCCCCGGTGCGCTGACGTCGCTGGCCGCGCTGCAGGAGGCGGCGGCCGCGTCGTCCCCGATCCTCGCGATCTCCAGCCAGATCCCGACGGCCGGACTGGGCGGCGGACGGCACGGCTATCTCCATGAACTCCGGGACCAGCAGGCCTCGTTCCGCGACATCGTGAAGTCGGTCCACACCGTACGACACGCCTCGCAGATCCCCTCCGCCATCGCGGCGGCCTGGGAGTCGGCGCTCACCGCGCCGCACGGCCCGGTCTGGGTGGAGATCCCGCAGGACGTGCTCCTCGCCGAGACGACGCTGCCCGTGGTCACGGCGATGGACGCGACGCCGCGCGACCTGGACCCCCGGCCCGAACTCGTCGCCGTGGCAGCGCACTTGCTGTCGCACGCGACCCGGCCGGTGATCATCGCGGGCGGCGGTGTGGTCCGCTCGGACGCCGCCGGCAAGCTCCGCGCGCTCGCCGAGAAGGTGAATGCCCCGGTCGTCTCCACCTTCGGCGGCAAGGGTGCGTTCCCCTGGGAGCACCCCCTCTCGCTCCAGTCCTGGATGGAGGACCGCCACACCACGGACTTCCTGGAGTCGGCGGACGTCCTGCTCGTGGTCGGATCGGGCCTCGGCGAACTCTCCTCGAACTACCACACGTTCGCCCCGCGCGGCCGGGTGATCCAGATCGAGGCGGACCTCGGCAAGCTGGAGTCGAACCACCCCGCGCTGGGCATCCACGCGGACGCACGTATCGCGCTCTCGGAGATCCTGGAGCAGGCGGAGGAGCGTGCGGACGAGACGGCGGCACCTGCGGTCGCCGAGGTCCTGGCCAAGGTGAAGTCCCGTATCGACTCCCAGGAGTTGACCTTCGAGCAGCAGATCCTGGCATCGGTGCGCGAGGCCCTTCCCGCCGCGTCGCCGAGCTTCTGGGACATGACGATCCTGGCGTACTGGGCCTGGTCCGCCTGGCCGGGCGCGCTCCACTCGGCGCAGGGCGCGGGCGGTCTCGGGTACGGCTTCCCGGCGGCGATCGGGGCTGCGGCCGCCGACCGTACGACGCCGGTGCTCGCGGTGTCGGGCGACGGCGGTGCGATGTACTCGATCGCCGAGCTGGCCACGGCCCGGCAGTACGACCTCCCCGTCACCTGGCTGATCGTGGACGACGGCGGGTACGGCATCCTCCGCGAGTACATGACGGACGCCTTCGGCGAGGCCACGGCGACGGAGCTCACGCGCCCCGACTTCGTGGCGCTGGCGGAGTCCTTCGGGGTCCCGGCGGTCCGTACGACACCCGAGTCGCTCGGCGACGACCTCGCCAAGTCCTTTGTCCAGCCGGGCCCTTCGGTGGTCGTGCTCCCCGCGGTGCTGAAGATGTTCGCGCCGACGCACCTGGGCTGA
- the cpt gene encoding chloramphenicol phosphotransferase CPT, producing the protein MIVLNGGSSAGKSTVARHLQELLPDPWLTFGTDTFVDALPLSMTSSDADGIEFGADGEVVVGAAFRELEAAWIAGVAAMVRAGARVVVDEVFLGGGESQARWEKELDGVRVLWVGVRCDAEVAAGREAARGDRTVGMAAAQAELVHRGVRYDLEVDSSRAEALECAQVIAAWVE; encoded by the coding sequence ATGATCGTTCTCAACGGCGGTTCCAGCGCCGGGAAGTCCACCGTCGCCCGGCATTTGCAGGAGTTGCTGCCCGATCCGTGGCTGACCTTCGGGACCGACACCTTTGTCGATGCCCTGCCTCTGTCCATGACGTCGTCGGATGCGGACGGGATCGAGTTCGGGGCGGACGGCGAGGTCGTCGTGGGGGCCGCGTTCCGCGAGCTCGAGGCTGCTTGGATCGCCGGGGTTGCCGCCATGGTGCGGGCCGGGGCGCGGGTCGTCGTCGACGAGGTGTTTCTCGGTGGGGGCGAGTCCCAGGCGCGGTGGGAGAAGGAGCTCGACGGGGTGCGCGTGCTCTGGGTGGGGGTGCGGTGCGACGCGGAGGTCGCGGCGGGGCGTGAGGCCGCGCGGGGTGACCGTACCGTCGGAATGGCCGCCGCCCAGGCGGAGTTGGTGCACCGCGGGGTGCGGTACGACCTCGAAGTGGACAGCTCGCGGGCCGAGGCGTTGGAGTGCGCCCAGGTCATCGCCGCCTGGGTGGAGTGA
- a CDS encoding glycoside hydrolase family 3 protein, with amino-acid sequence MPHRTSRRTLLSATAAAAATIAVGGPAQAHSHDRDHDRDRDRQLKRLIARMSIEEKIGQLFVMRVYGHSATAPDQADIDANLAQMGVRTAAELIAKYHVGGIIYFGWAHNVRDPHQIAALSNGIQRAGLSQPTPIPLLIATDQEHGIVCRVGYPATLFPGAMALGAGGSRDDARTVGRIAGAELNAIGIRQNYSPDSDVNINPANPVIGVRSFGADPASVARMAAAEVQGYQSSSTASTAKHFPGHGDTSVDSHTGIPLITHTREEWERIDAPPFRAVIAAGIDSIMTAHIQFPALDPSNDPATLSHPILTGILRGELGYRGVIITDALDMQGVRDKYGDARVPVLALKAGVDQLLNPPDLATAWNGVRAAVDSGEITEARLDESILRVLQLKARRGLFSRPYVSDREIDHVVGTRSHLATADRIAERTTTLLRNQGALLPLSRRRQKNLLVLGADPASPSGTTGPPTTVLGKEFDRLGFTTTVLSTGTLPTQAQIDAAVAAAQGKDAVVIGTYNAGAGGAQSKLVAALVASGAVVVQVAIRNPYDIAALPTVGAALATYSWTDVELRAAARVIAGTVEPRGKLPVPVPRADDPTQVLYPIGYGLSY; translated from the coding sequence GTGCCCCACCGCACATCCAGACGCACCCTGCTCTCCGCTACCGCGGCAGCCGCCGCCACGATTGCCGTCGGCGGCCCCGCACAAGCCCACAGCCACGACCGCGACCACGACCGCGACCGCGACCGGCAGCTCAAGAGGCTCATCGCCCGGATGAGCATCGAGGAGAAGATCGGCCAGCTCTTCGTCATGCGGGTGTACGGGCACTCCGCCACCGCCCCCGACCAGGCCGACATCGACGCCAACCTCGCCCAGATGGGCGTCCGCACCGCCGCCGAGCTGATCGCCAAGTACCACGTCGGCGGCATCATCTACTTCGGCTGGGCCCACAACGTCCGCGACCCGCACCAGATCGCCGCCCTCTCCAACGGCATCCAGCGCGCCGGCCTCTCCCAGCCCACCCCGATCCCCCTCCTGATCGCCACCGACCAGGAGCACGGCATCGTCTGCCGCGTCGGCTACCCCGCCACCCTCTTCCCCGGCGCGATGGCGCTCGGCGCGGGAGGCTCGCGCGACGACGCCCGTACGGTCGGCAGGATCGCCGGGGCCGAGCTGAACGCGATCGGCATCCGGCAGAACTACTCCCCCGACTCCGACGTCAACATCAACCCGGCCAACCCGGTCATCGGCGTACGCTCCTTCGGCGCCGACCCCGCCTCCGTCGCCCGGATGGCCGCCGCCGAGGTGCAGGGCTACCAGTCCTCGTCGACCGCCTCAACTGCCAAGCATTTCCCCGGACATGGGGACACGAGCGTCGACAGCCACACCGGCATCCCGCTCATCACCCACACCCGCGAGGAGTGGGAGCGGATCGACGCCCCGCCCTTCAGGGCCGTGATCGCCGCCGGGATCGACTCGATCATGACGGCGCACATCCAGTTCCCGGCGCTCGACCCGAGCAACGACCCGGCGACGCTCTCGCACCCCATCCTCACCGGGATACTGCGCGGCGAGCTCGGCTACCGGGGCGTGATCATCACCGACGCGCTCGACATGCAGGGCGTACGCGACAAGTACGGCGACGCCCGCGTCCCCGTGCTCGCCCTCAAGGCGGGCGTCGACCAGCTCCTGAACCCGCCCGACCTGGCGACCGCCTGGAACGGGGTCCGCGCGGCCGTCGACAGCGGCGAGATCACGGAGGCCCGGCTCGACGAGTCGATCCTGCGCGTCCTCCAACTCAAGGCAAGGCGCGGCCTGTTCAGCCGTCCGTACGTCAGCGACCGGGAGATCGACCACGTCGTCGGCACCCGCTCGCACCTGGCCACCGCCGACCGCATCGCCGAGCGCACCACCACCCTGCTGCGCAACCAGGGCGCTCTGCTGCCGCTCTCCCGGCGCCGTCAGAAGAACCTCCTGGTCCTCGGCGCCGACCCGGCGTCGCCCTCGGGCACGACCGGTCCGCCGACGACCGTGCTCGGCAAGGAGTTCGACCGGCTGGGCTTCACCACCACGGTGCTCTCCACGGGCACGCTCCCCACCCAGGCCCAGATCGACGCGGCCGTCGCCGCCGCGCAGGGCAAGGACGCCGTGGTGATCGGTACGTACAACGCGGGTGCGGGCGGCGCCCAGTCCAAGCTCGTGGCGGCGCTCGTCGCGAGCGGGGCGGTGGTGGTGCAGGTCGCGATCCGCAATCCGTACGACATCGCCGCACTGCCCACGGTGGGCGCGGCGCTCGCGACGTACAGCTGGACGGATGTCGAACTCCGGGCCGCAGCACGGGTGATCGCGGGCACAGTGGAACCCCGCGGGAAACTGCCCGTGCCGGTCCCCCGGGCGGACGACCCCACACAGGTGCTGTACCCGATCGGCTACGGTCTGTCGTACTAG
- a CDS encoding S28 family serine protease, giving the protein MRKALRWLLALVVLIGTVSAAGVSTAGAVTTAEPSTASTDIKERILAIPGMSIVEEKPYTGYRYFVLNYTQPIDHRHPSKGTFQQRLTLLHKDTSRPTVFFTSGYNVSTTPSRSEPTRIVDGNQVSLEYRYFTPSRPQPADWTKLDIWQAASDQHRIFQALKPIYNQKWLTTGGSKGGMTATYFERYYPRDMDGVVAYVAPNDVVNNEDSAYDRFFQQVGTKECRDKLQAVQREALVRRAPLEKKYAEYAAANGYTFTTVGTLDKAYEAVVLDYVWGFWQYSLLADCAEIPADAPHATDQAIWDSIDTISGFSFYTDQGLSPYTPYYYQAGTQLGSPDIRQPWLGKLSRYGYQPPRNFVPSDIPMRFQKGVMRDVDSWVKRNAHQMLFVYGQNDPWGAERFSVGRHADDSYVFTAPGMNHGASVATLSADQKALATARILEWAGVAPAAVQADPAKAKPLASYDAKLDRQSVEREPALRP; this is encoded by the coding sequence ATGCGCAAGGCGCTCAGATGGCTGCTGGCGCTCGTGGTGCTCATAGGCACCGTGAGTGCGGCAGGAGTGTCGACGGCCGGAGCGGTCACCACCGCGGAGCCGAGTACGGCGAGCACGGACATCAAGGAACGGATCCTCGCGATCCCGGGGATGAGCATCGTCGAGGAGAAGCCGTACACCGGCTATCGCTACTTCGTCCTCAACTACACCCAGCCCATCGACCACCGGCACCCCTCCAAGGGCACCTTCCAGCAGCGCCTGACCCTGCTGCACAAGGACACCAGCCGGCCCACGGTCTTCTTCACCTCGGGCTACAACGTCTCGACGACCCCCAGTCGCTCCGAGCCGACCCGGATCGTCGACGGCAACCAAGTCTCCCTGGAATACCGGTACTTCACCCCGTCCCGGCCCCAGCCCGCCGACTGGACCAAGCTGGACATCTGGCAGGCAGCCAGTGACCAGCACCGGATCTTCCAGGCGCTGAAGCCCATCTACAACCAGAAGTGGCTGACCACCGGCGGCTCCAAGGGCGGCATGACCGCCACGTACTTCGAGCGCTACTACCCGCGTGACATGGACGGCGTCGTCGCGTACGTCGCGCCCAACGACGTGGTGAACAACGAGGACTCGGCGTACGACCGCTTCTTCCAGCAGGTCGGCACCAAGGAGTGCCGCGACAAGCTCCAGGCCGTGCAGCGCGAGGCCCTGGTGCGCCGCGCACCGCTGGAGAAGAAGTACGCGGAGTACGCCGCCGCGAACGGCTACACCTTCACCACCGTCGGCACCCTCGACAAGGCGTACGAGGCCGTCGTCCTCGACTACGTCTGGGGCTTCTGGCAGTACAGCCTTCTCGCCGACTGCGCCGAGATCCCGGCCGACGCCCCGCACGCCACGGACCAGGCGATCTGGGACTCCATCGACACGATCTCCGGCTTCTCCTTCTACACCGACCAGGGCCTGTCCCCGTACACGCCGTACTACTACCAGGCGGGCACGCAGCTCGGCTCGCCCGACATCCGCCAGCCCTGGCTCGGCAAGCTGTCGCGCTACGGATACCAGCCGCCGCGCAACTTCGTCCCGAGCGACATCCCGATGCGCTTCCAGAAGGGCGTCATGCGGGACGTCGACTCCTGGGTGAAGCGCAACGCGCACCAGATGCTGTTCGTGTACGGGCAGAACGACCCGTGGGGCGCGGAGCGCTTCAGCGTCGGGCGGCACGCGGACGACAGCTACGTGTTCACCGCGCCGGGCATGAACCACGGTGCGAGCGTCGCGACGCTCTCCGCCGACCAGAAGGCCCTCGCCACGGCCCGCATCCTGGAGTGGGCGGGCGTCGCCCCGGCCGCGGTCCAGGCGGACCCTGCGAAGGCGAAGCCGCTGGCCTCGTACGACGCGAAGCTGGACCGCCAGAGCGTCGAGCGGGAACCGGCTCTGCGCCCGTAA
- a CDS encoding endonuclease I family protein has translation MPASHIRRWRSGALALSTLLIALAVPTAAAPPANAATAYNTAYDSTYYKNAVGKSGSALKSSLHTIISTQTKISYDAVWNALKVTDQDPKNSSNVILLYSGLSRSKSLNGGDSGDWNREHVWAKSHGDFGTATGPGTDLHHLRPEDVAVNNVRGNLDFDNGGSSFTNSGGSLVDSNSFEPRDAVKGDVARMILYMAVRYEGGDGFADLEPDDIVNNGSNPYIGRLSVLKAWNEEDPPDAFEENRNQVIYATYQHNRNPFIDHPEWVESIY, from the coding sequence ATGCCCGCCTCGCACATACGTCGCTGGAGATCAGGAGCCCTCGCGCTCTCCACGCTGCTCATCGCCCTCGCCGTGCCGACCGCCGCCGCCCCACCGGCGAACGCCGCCACGGCGTACAACACCGCGTACGACAGCACGTACTACAAGAACGCGGTCGGCAAGAGCGGTTCAGCGCTGAAGAGTTCGCTGCACACGATCATCAGCACCCAGACCAAGATCTCGTACGACGCGGTCTGGAACGCGCTCAAGGTCACCGACCAGGACCCGAAGAACAGCAGCAACGTGATCCTGCTCTACAGCGGTCTCTCGCGGAGCAAGTCGCTCAACGGCGGCGACAGCGGCGACTGGAACCGTGAACATGTGTGGGCCAAGTCCCACGGCGACTTCGGGACGGCGACCGGTCCCGGCACCGACCTCCACCATCTGCGTCCCGAGGACGTGGCCGTCAACAACGTCCGCGGCAACCTGGACTTCGACAACGGCGGCAGCAGCTTCACCAACAGCGGCGGCAGCCTCGTCGACTCCAACTCCTTCGAACCGCGCGACGCGGTCAAGGGCGACGTGGCCCGCATGATCCTCTACATGGCGGTCCGCTACGAGGGCGGCGACGGCTTCGCCGACCTGGAGCCCGACGACATCGTCAACAACGGCTCCAACCCGTACATCGGCCGGCTCTCCGTGCTGAAGGCCTGGAACGAGGAGGACCCGCCGGACGCCTTCGAGGAGAACCGCAACCAGGTCATCTACGCGACCTACCAGCACAACCGCAACCCGTTCATCGACCACCCCGAGTGGGTGGAGTCGATCTACTAG
- a CDS encoding serine hydrolase, with the protein MTSHRHHRILALTVAAGVVAPVALVAAPAQAAAPAVSCTSAKAGLAAKLKTDITAALKGRKSTVALGLYDRTTKTTCTLRYDTKYDSASVVKATVLATLLWDHKKTNKYLTSREVSLTTAMITKSDNNATTALWKQLGVTKVKGFLKAAGMTHTVPGSGGYWGLTQITPRDEQRLLALLTAKNSVLSDNSRAYELGLMRKVTSSQRWGTPAGAPSNATVQLKNGWLQRSTHGWRVHSIGAFTGKGHDYTISVLTQDNKTMTDGVNTIQAVARVIHRDLNTKTALSATVVPPALPREVAPPVPRP; encoded by the coding sequence ATGACCTCACACCGCCACCACCGAATACTGGCCCTCACCGTGGCCGCCGGCGTCGTCGCGCCCGTCGCCCTCGTCGCGGCGCCCGCGCAGGCCGCCGCGCCCGCCGTGAGCTGCACCTCGGCCAAGGCCGGGCTCGCCGCCAAGCTGAAGACGGACATCACCGCCGCGCTCAAGGGGCGCAAGTCCACCGTGGCCCTCGGGCTCTACGACCGGACCACCAAGACCACCTGCACCCTGCGCTACGACACGAAGTACGACTCCGCCAGCGTCGTGAAGGCGACCGTCCTCGCCACCCTGCTCTGGGACCACAAGAAGACGAACAAGTACCTGACGTCGCGCGAGGTCAGCCTGACCACCGCGATGATCACCAAGTCCGACAACAACGCCACCACCGCCCTCTGGAAGCAGCTGGGCGTGACCAAGGTGAAGGGGTTCCTGAAGGCGGCCGGGATGACCCACACCGTCCCCGGGTCCGGCGGCTACTGGGGGCTCACCCAGATCACCCCGCGCGACGAGCAGCGGCTCCTCGCCCTCCTCACCGCCAAGAACTCCGTGCTGAGCGACAACTCGCGCGCGTACGAACTCGGGCTGATGCGCAAGGTCACCTCCTCGCAGCGCTGGGGCACCCCCGCCGGCGCCCCGAGCAACGCCACAGTCCAGCTCAAGAACGGCTGGCTCCAGCGCTCCACCCACGGATGGCGCGTCCACTCCATCGGGGCCTTCACCGGCAAGGGGCACGACTACACGATCAGCGTGCTCACCCAGGACAACAAGACGATGACCGACGGTGTCAACACCATCCAGGCCGTCGCCCGCGTCATCCACCGCGATCTCAACACCAAGACCGCGCTGAGCGCCACCGTCGTCCCGCCCGCACTGCCCCGTGAGGTCGCCCCGCCGGTGCCCCGCCCCTGA
- a CDS encoding ABC transporter ATP-binding protein, translating into MADDAATETWARRLTRYAWRYRTNVVLALGSSLAGMAVMALVPLITKVIIDDVIGDGSRSLAVWTGALIAAAVVVYVLTYIRRYYGGRLALDVQHDLRTEMYGTIMKLDGRRQDELSTGQVVGRATSDLQLIQGLLFMLPMTIGNVLLFVISLGIMAWLSPVLTLIALAVAPALWVIAKRSRTRLFPATWYAQGQAAAVAGVVDGAVTGVRVVKGFGQEEQETGKLRAVSRRLFAGRLRTIKLNSRYTPALQAVPALGQVAMLAVGGWLATKGEITLGTFVAFSSYLAQLVGPVRMLAMVLTVGQQARAGVERVLELIDTEPSIEDGTAELPADAPATVEFDNVTFGYDDDRPVLDGFSLTIAPGETVAVVGSSGSGKSTVSLLLPRFYDVTRGAVLVGGRDVRELTLESLRAAIGMVPEDSFLFSDTVRANIAYGLPDATDEQILAAARAAQADRFISELPAGYDTKVGEHGLTLSGGQRQRVALARAILTDPRLLLLDDATSAVDARVEHEIHEALKSVMEGRTTLLIAHRRSTLNLADRIAVLDGGRLADIGTHEELERRSALYRRLLTDPDELGGVSPGHVKPEAVVEDTSVRAELDAEFDAERGITPPLWIREEKAIEAAPGGMPATPELLAQVAALPAADDTPDVDEAGAVRAEDSYGLRRLLRGFGPVLLVSLLLVAIDAGMSLLLPVLIRHGIDEGVTKLALGAVWAAAGLGLGTVAVQWLAQTAETRLTGRTGERVLYTLRLKIFAQLQRLGLDYYERELTGRIMTRMTTDVDALSTFLQTGLVTAFVSVVTFFGILVVLLVLDVQLALVVFATLPLLIVGTYFFRKKSVKAYELARERVALVNADLQESVSGLRIVQAFRRERRGGAAFAASSDSYRQARVRGQWLISVYFPFVQLLSSVAAAAVLIVGAHRVEAGTLTTGALVAYLLYIDLFFAPVQQLSQVFDGYQQATVSLKRIQELLQEPTSTENATDPEPVAALRGDIAFEDVRFAYGDEEEALKGIDLRIPAGQTVAFVGETGAGKSTLVKLVARFYDPTGGRVTADGTDLRTLDMTAYRHRLGVVPQEAYLFPGTVRDAIAYGRPEAGDAEVEAAARAVGAHEMIATLDGGYLHEVAERGRNLSAGQRQLIALARAELVDPDVLLLDEATAALDLATEAQVNQATDRIAGRRTTLVVAHRLTTAARADRVVVMDHGRVVEDGTHEELLALDGDYARLWRTFVGEEEPVGA; encoded by the coding sequence GTGGCGGACGACGCCGCAACAGAGACGTGGGCGCGACGGCTCACGCGGTACGCCTGGCGCTACCGGACCAATGTGGTGCTCGCGCTCGGCTCCTCGCTGGCCGGCATGGCCGTCATGGCACTCGTCCCGCTGATCACCAAGGTGATCATCGACGACGTCATCGGTGACGGATCGCGGTCGCTGGCCGTCTGGACCGGCGCGCTCATAGCCGCAGCCGTGGTCGTGTACGTACTGACGTACATCCGGCGCTACTACGGCGGACGCCTCGCCCTCGACGTCCAGCACGACCTCCGTACCGAGATGTACGGGACGATCATGAAGCTGGACGGCCGCCGCCAGGACGAGCTCTCCACCGGGCAGGTCGTCGGACGCGCCACCAGCGACCTGCAGCTCATCCAGGGCCTGCTCTTCATGCTCCCGATGACCATCGGGAACGTGCTGCTCTTCGTGATCTCTCTTGGGATCATGGCCTGGCTCTCGCCCGTCCTGACCCTGATCGCCCTCGCCGTCGCCCCCGCCCTCTGGGTCATCGCCAAGCGCAGCCGCACCCGTCTCTTCCCCGCCACCTGGTACGCCCAGGGCCAGGCCGCCGCCGTCGCCGGAGTCGTCGACGGGGCCGTCACCGGCGTCCGCGTCGTCAAGGGCTTCGGGCAGGAGGAGCAGGAGACCGGGAAGCTGCGCGCCGTCAGCCGCCGCCTCTTCGCCGGACGGCTCCGCACCATCAAGCTGAACTCCCGCTACACCCCCGCACTCCAGGCCGTGCCCGCCCTCGGCCAGGTCGCGATGCTGGCCGTCGGCGGATGGCTCGCCACCAAGGGGGAGATCACGCTCGGGACGTTCGTCGCCTTCTCCTCGTACCTCGCCCAGCTCGTCGGCCCGGTGCGCATGCTCGCCATGGTGCTCACCGTGGGGCAGCAGGCGCGGGCCGGTGTCGAGCGCGTACTGGAGCTCATCGACACCGAGCCGTCGATCGAGGACGGCACGGCGGAGCTGCCCGCCGACGCCCCCGCGACCGTCGAGTTCGACAACGTCACGTTCGGCTACGACGACGACCGCCCCGTCCTCGACGGCTTCTCCCTCACCATCGCCCCCGGCGAGACCGTCGCCGTCGTCGGCTCCTCCGGCAGCGGCAAGTCCACCGTCTCGCTCCTCCTGCCGCGCTTCTACGACGTCACCCGCGGCGCCGTCCTCGTCGGCGGGCGCGACGTGCGCGAGCTGACGCTCGAATCGCTGCGGGCCGCGATCGGCATGGTCCCCGAGGACAGCTTCCTGTTCTCCGACACCGTCCGCGCCAACATCGCCTACGGACTCCCCGACGCCACCGACGAGCAGATCCTCGCCGCCGCCCGCGCCGCCCAGGCCGACCGGTTCATCTCCGAGCTGCCTGCCGGGTACGACACCAAGGTCGGCGAACACGGACTGACGCTCTCCGGCGGCCAGCGCCAGCGCGTCGCGCTCGCCCGCGCCATCCTCACCGACCCCCGGCTGCTGCTCCTCGACGACGCCACCTCCGCCGTCGACGCACGCGTCGAGCACGAGATCCACGAGGCGCTGAAGAGCGTCATGGAGGGCCGCACCACCCTCCTCATCGCCCACCGCCGCTCCACCCTCAACCTCGCCGACCGCATCGCCGTCCTCGACGGCGGCCGGCTCGCCGACATCGGCACCCACGAGGAGCTGGAGCGCCGCTCCGCCCTCTACCGGCGGCTGCTGACCGACCCCGACGAACTGGGCGGCGTATCACCCGGCCACGTCAAGCCCGAGGCGGTCGTCGAGGACACGTCCGTACGGGCAGAACTGGACGCCGAGTTCGACGCCGAGCGCGGCATCACACCCCCGCTCTGGATCCGCGAGGAGAAGGCGATCGAGGCGGCCCCGGGCGGCATGCCGGCCACCCCGGAACTCCTCGCGCAGGTCGCGGCGCTGCCTGCCGCGGACGACACCCCCGACGTGGACGAGGCGGGCGCGGTCCGCGCCGAGGACTCGTACGGGCTGCGACGCCTGCTGCGCGGCTTCGGCCCCGTCCTCCTCGTCAGCCTGCTGCTCGTGGCGATCGACGCGGGCATGAGCCTGCTCCTGCCGGTCCTGATCCGGCACGGCATCGACGAGGGCGTCACCAAGCTCGCGCTCGGCGCGGTGTGGGCGGCGGCCGGGCTCGGACTGGGGACCGTGGCCGTGCAGTGGCTGGCCCAGACCGCGGAGACGCGGCTGACCGGGCGGACCGGCGAGCGGGTGCTCTACACACTCCGGCTGAAGATCTTCGCGCAGCTCCAGCGGCTCGGACTCGACTACTACGAGCGGGAGTTGACCGGGCGCATCATGACCCGGATGACCACGGACGTCGACGCGCTGTCGACCTTCCTGCAGACGGGACTGGTCACCGCCTTCGTCTCGGTGGTCACCTTCTTCGGGATCCTGGTCGTGCTCCTGGTCCTCGACGTACAGCTCGCGCTGGTCGTCTTCGCGACGCTGCCGCTGCTGATCGTGGGCACGTACTTCTTCCGGAAGAAGAGCGTCAAGGCGTACGAACTCGCCCGCGAGCGGGTCGCGTTGGTCAACGCCGACCTCCAGGAGTCCGTGTCGGGGCTGCGCATCGTGCAGGCCTTCCGGCGCGAGCGCAGGGGCGGCGCCGCCTTCGCGGCGAGCAGCGACAGCTACCGCCAGGCGCGGGTGCGCGGCCAGTGGCTGATCTCGGTCTACTTCCCGTTCGTGCAGCTCCTGTCGTCGGTGGCCGCGGCCGCCGTGCTGATCGTGGGCGCGCACCGGGTCGAGGCGGGGACGCTGACGACGGGTGCGCTGGTGGCGTACCTGCTCTACATCGACCTCTTCTTCGCGCCCGTGCAGCAGCTGTCCCAGGTCTTCGACGGATACCAGCAGGCGACGGTGTCGTTGAAGCGCATCCAGGAGCTGCTGCAGGAGCCGACGTCGACGGAGAACGCGACCGACCCGGAGCCGGTGGCCGCCCTGCGCGGCGACATCGCCTTCGAGGACGTGCGCTTCGCGTACGGCGACGAGGAGGAGGCCCTCAAGGGCATCGACCTGCGGATCCCCGCGGGCCAGACAGTCGCCTTCGTCGGCGAGACCGGCGCGGGCAAGTCCACGCTGGTCAAGCTCGTGGCGCGGTTCTACGACCCGACGGGCGGGCGGGTCACCGCGGACGGGACGGACCTGCGGACGCTGGACATGACGGCGTACCGGCACCGGCTCGGGGTCGTACCGCAGGAGGCGTATCTCTTCCCGGGGACGGTGCGCGACGCGATCGCGTACGGGCGCCCCGAGGCGGGCGACGCGGAGGTCGAGGCGGCGGCGCGGGCGGTCGGCGCGCACGAGATGATCGCGACGCTGGACGGCGGCTACCTGCACGAGGTGGCCGAGCGGGGCCGCAATCTCTCCGCCGGGCAGCGGCAGTTGATCGCGCTGGCGCGGGCGGAGCTGGTGGACCCGGACGTCCTGCTGCTCGACGAGGCGACGGCGGCGCTGGACCTGGCGACCGAGGCACAGGTCAACCAGGCGACGGACCGGATCGCGGGCCGGCGCACGACGCTGGTGGTGGCGCACCGGCTGACGACCGCGGCGCGGGCGGACCGGGTGGTGGTGATGGACCACGGGCGGGTCGTGGAGGACGGCACGCACGAGGAGCTGCTGGCGCTGGACGGGGACTACGCGAGGCTGTGGCGCACGTTCGTGGGCGAGGAAGAGCCCGTCGGGGCGTAG